The window AACGTAGTGATATAACAATACCTTAAATCCGGGGCGGCCAGAAACAAGGGAAAAACTCACATTGCGCCAAACCGGCTCAATCATCCCAAGAAACACAAACGTCGCCAACACCCTCAcgactctctctctgcccACATCGTCGCCCTCTTGCCCAACACCACTCAGCCATAAAGCCCCATCCCCAACAACCAAACACATCAGCACCGTGCCCAGCTCGAAGAACCACAGCCTACTGTTTACAAACGCTTCCGCCTTCCACACAAACACCCTCTCCCTAGTCTTCTTGTTTACGGGCTTCTGGTGCTGCCATTTCTGCGGCGTCGGAGGTGGCGGAATCCTCGTCGAGATGAGGAACAGGCAGTACTAGGTGGCGTAGGAGGCAATGGCATAGTCAAAGATGGCTTGCGCATCGTCAGCGATGGAGAAGTGTTCTCTGATGGCGAGACGGGGGTGCTGTGCGAGGAGAGATGCGAGGGAAATAACCCAGTAAAAAATGTGATGTCTTGTTGATAACATATTCTTGAGACAGAAGGGAAGATGAGcttgttcttgtttctttttatccAAAGTATATGATTATAAAAGCCTGTATTGAAAATGAGATAACAAAAGAACTGAAATGAATTAGATTGATGAAACATGCACAGAGTATAAAGGAAGTTGCTATCAGACGTGCAAGGCGGCCAGCCACGCTTTTGCAATCAAGCAAGCTCAAGCTTTCCTGCCAATACACGCCTAACCAATTTGCTCAAAGCATCACTCTTTCACAGGGACTCGGATACACGAACCAAATTCTTCAACTTATAGCACTATCAATGGCCATACTTTATTTGCTAGGCTTCCTAGATATACATTAAATCGATCCAACACACCCCCCCAAACAGTAAAATAGacattaagaaaaaaaaacctctaGATATTATGCAAAAATACAACTCTCTCAGGAAGTTCCTCCTAAGAGCAGAAATTTGTAATACAAAAACGTGTTCAAGCGTCCAAGCTATGATGCCCAGAAATCCAAGGTGATGTGTGTTGTTGTATGTTGTATATATGTAACATGTCCAATGCTGTTGTTTTTGGTTGTCCCAAGCGGCCTGCGAAAAAAGATAAACAAAACcgagaaagaaagggaggaaaaaaaggctccAAACTCCAATACTGCCTCCTGAGACGCCAGTTATTTCtaaatttctttctttttttttttctctcagaAATCCAAATTCTCCTTTCCAGCTCTATTAGGCGTCAGCATAATTATGCTATATCATCATATAGATGCAAAGCGAttccccccccaaaaaaaagatgagaaGCAAACTCCATCGCTGAATGCTGAATGACGTATTTCCCATGTattccatctcttttttACAACCATGGTATTAGCCGATCAAGTCGCAAGTCATCGGCTGGATTGGCGACCCTTTTAGCTTCGAGCGGAAAAGAATCCACCAAAGCCTGCCTTGGCCTGTCCCTTCTTCAACAGTTCCTCGAGTCGCCTAGTCTCTCGAACGGCAGCCTCGCGGTCCTCTTGCAGATTGAGAACCTCTACTTGAGCCATGTTCATCCTAGACACGACTTCTTGCATTTCATCCTCGGCATCTACAAGAGCCTTTTCCAGCTCCAAGACTCGTACTCGGAGTGTCTTCATATCGGCCTCTTCCTCAAGACTCTTGGCAGGGAGGGGCCGGGTGCTCAGCAGTGGCTTGGGGCCAGATCTGTTGGAGGAGCCATCGGTGGAATCAGTCTGAAGGCGACGCAGCTGCTCGTTATGCGCCTCACGCAACCTGGTAATCTCTTCCTCGTGGCGGACGATGCGGTCCTCTGAAGCGGACTGGGCGGCAACGACCTGATCCTCTAGGACTCGAAGGCGCTCCTGGAGCTCCGAAATACGCTGCGAGTTGGTCTTACGGTCCGACTCTCCTCTAGCGACCGCGGCTTCGAGACGCTCTCGAAGTTCAGCGTTTGTGTCCAGCTGCTGACGAACTTGGGCTGTGAGCTGCTCAATGAGATCGGCAGACTCTTTGAGCTGTTGCGCCAAGGTAGCGTCAGCTGCAATCGACTGAGATTCGCTGGTGACGAGCAAGTCGATCTGGGCCTTTTGTTGGCCAATTTCCCTTCTGGCTGCATCGCGCTCCAAAACTGCAGCAGAGAGCGATCTTTCCAGGCGCTCCATAGCCTCCTGGGTCTCCTCATCTGCAGTGTCTGCTTCTAGCTGACGGATACGCTCCAGGGACTCGGCATACGcagcttgcagctctgcGTAGGCAGTTCGAAGAGACTCGGATGTGACTGGCTCTCGCATGGTATCGCTTGAGCCGCTCAGGCGGGCTGGAGCAGGTGGTATCAGGATGTCGTTTGCCTCCAGCACACTGCGCAGGGACGCAATCTCTTCAACGGCTCGATCGAGATCGATCTTGAGGCCACCAAGGCCCTTTTCAACCTGCCACTTCTGCTCGACGGCGTCTTCAGCGCGTCGTCGTAGGAGATTGATCTCCGTCCGCAGCTTTCCCATGTCTTTTTCAAAGCCGGCCTTTCTTGGCGAGACAGTGGTGAGCCGCTGACGTTCAGCCTCGAGAGCGCGAATCTTCTTCTGGTATTCTCGATTCTGGAACTCCTGGCGCTCCAAGAGGCTCTTGAGGGCGCTATGAAGAGCGTCGCGTTGGGCTTCAACGTCTTTCAGTCGCTCAATCAGAACCTCTCGAGGCTCTGTCGTAGCTGTGTTCTTGACGCTATCCGACCTTTTCAGACCACCACCAATACCGGGAGGTCCGCGGCGGAGCGATCCGGTAGCCACTGAATTGGACCGTGAAAGGCCCATTGAGTTAGACCTGGACAAGTTGGACAAGCCAGACATGCCTATAACCGACATTCGCTTAGTGGGCAATTCTTCAATGCCACTGGCCATAGAATTGCGAAGTGAGCTGTTCTCACGCTTCAAAGTGGAGAGCTCTTGCTGCATCCTGGAAGATTCGTATGTCAGGTTGGCATACTCGGCAGCCTCCGATTCGAGACCTTCCACTCGCGCCTTTAGCTCCGGGATGACCTCGTCGCGGAGGTTATCTCGCTCGTCGCAGGCCTCTTGAAGCTGTCCCTTGAGAGCAGATAGCAGGTCCTCAAAGTTAGTCTTGGACTGGCGCTCCTCTGACAGCTTCCGCCTTAGATCTTCACAAGTGTTTTCCAGTTCTTGGATCCGCTCGCTGGCGTCGATGTTGTTAATCTCAACAACGTCCACTTCAGAAGCCCGCTCTTGCAGCTGCCTAATCTTCTGGTCAAGTTCTTTCCGCttctccctttcttcttgtaACTTGGCCGTCAACTCTAGGCGAAGAGAGGCCTTCTCCTGCTCCGCCTTCCTCTGCACCTTTTCGATTTCATCTCTGCTCTGGTCGGCAGGTTCGTTGAGCTTTACTGTGCTTTGGCCTGAATCGGAGAAGTAATCGCTTGTTCTTTTACTGCTAGCTGCCTGGGGGTTGTTTGCAATCTGCTCTTGGAGCCTATCGGCAAGATCTTCCAGGTCAATCTCGCGGCGGATAGATGCGGCCAGTTCGGAGCTGATGGCtttcagctcctcctccatctcgtcaATCAGCGTTGTATTTTGGGAGAGATGCGGGGAGTGCGTCGAGAAAAATGATTCGCGTTGCTGGGCGAGAGTTGTTGTTGCATTGGTTTTGTTATAGTTGGATGCTAAGCTGTTTGTCGATATTCTATTCTTGGGGTTTGGTGagaatggagatgatgagggGAGGGACGTCAGATCCGTGGCTGAGGGCGAGGGATTGCCCCAGCCGAAAATAGAAGCCAGTGGAGAGGTTGCGCCCGGTGACCTTGGTAATGGTTTATTCAGCTTTGGCGATCCGTCTATGGTTGCTGACTGCGGCGAGTCATCTATGTACGTTCTTGGCCCTTCCTCTATGATCGAGGGGTCGACTCTTTCTAGCCGTAGATGTGGAGGTGTGTGCTTGGTTGGCGCTAACATGGGCGAAGAGGGGGATGGTTGGAGTTattgtcgtcgtcttcgtcgtcgtaaACGGACTCGGCGTCAGACGCACTGTCAGTGACTTGGCTGTCAACGACTCGCTCGTGAGCTTTGACAGAAACGTTGTCGGGAGTGGCGTCGGGTGCTAGATCCGAGAGCAAATCGTCGTACTCTGACAGGACATCAGAGAACTCAGTGTCAGCTGTTTCAGCGGGAGAAGGCCCACCACCGTGCGTGGAATTGTTTCCCGAGGCAGTAGCTGTTTCGTCGTCCCTTGGCGCTGACGCTGTTCTTGATTCGGACAGACTGGAAGGGTTGCAAGTTAATTTTTTGTTCTCGTCTCCTTTATTATACCGCGTTGACGCTTTTCTTTGTTCGACAATGGCTCATTGTTTACTGGAACAAGCAGCGATGAACAGTTTCCCTCGtggcaaagaggaagaaggggacAAAGAGAATACTCACTGGGATGCTCGCGCCGAAGACTTGACAGAAGCAGGGTACTCGTAGAAGGTGGGACTATCGACAGAGGGTGACCGCGCGAATCTATGATCCGGTTTGGGTAGGTCGATAGTGGTCCGGACGGGAGGGCCGTGGGCGAGATACTGCGTGACAAGAGAAGACGGTGCGGCGGCGCTGGACACGGGCTTCCGTTTGATGGGACCGGAGAAGCGaaaggggagagaagagactgCCACGGGAGAGATGAGGGTGGGAGCAGAAGAATCGACGTGGTCCAGCGTCTGAGAACGACTATGGCTGGCAGAGATGCTAGTGCGTATGGGATTAGGAGCAGGAGCGGTAATGGTTGCTGACCCCGGATGgtgttggtgctggtggtCCTCTTGGTGGTGCTCCTGGAGGTGGTGCTCCTGGAGGTGGTGCTCTTGTTGGTAGTCGTGGTGGTAGTCGTGGTGGTAGTCGTGGTAGTGGTCCtggtcctcctcttcttcttcttggttgTAGTATTGCTGGTATTGCTGGTACTGCTGGtagtcgtcttcgtctgaTGATGTCTCTTGCTTCTCGCGGTGGGCGGTACTATGCCTCAATGGCGATGAAGGTGGAGAGACTTCAGATGAAGCAGACCGCGTATCAGAGTCTGGCAGGATCGACGCCATGGCATGGGGCCCGCTGGGAGGTTGCGATGCGACGTCCATGATATTGAACGTCGTGGGGGTACGAGACTgttcgcagcagcagcagcagtactagccgaagacgaagatacGACGAATGCACCGCAAGCGAGGTATGGCAGGTATAGCAGGTAGCTACCACGGCTGGTACCGCAGTACGAGAGGTACTCTTGTGGTACGGCACTGCTCGTGATACGtacaggcagcagcagcagcagtagcagcagcagtacttggATCCGAAGGTATTACTAGGCGTATCGGCCACCAGAAGCAATGCTCGAGAGAAGTCCTTAACGCCGGTGGCAGGTTAAAATTGCCCATGAATCGGACGGTCGAAAAAGGACATTTGGCGAGCGAGCCGGAGGGAGGCGGACGGACGGCTAACTCGAGTCGTGGTAGGGCCCccggagaagaaggggaatTTGGTGTTAGGCCGGTCTGGGACTTTCATGGACGGAGGAGAGCagagggaaaagggagaagCGAGGCTTGCCCAGCGACGAGGCTGTGGGGCGCCAGCCAGGCGAGGCGGCCGGGGTCGAGTGTGGAGGCTGCAATCTTTAGCCAAGATTAACCAGTGCTAGCACTGCTTAGTATGTGCTATCAGCGACCGTGATCACTCGTGTGGGCATGTGTGATGGCGTCTTGTTCCGATTATCTGCAATATAACTTGGCTCTGATCGTTAAATGATGGCGCCAACCATGGGGGAGCTAGTTGCGGCGGCAGTGCGAGCAACAGGAGCCGTGGTATAGCTGATTGGCCGGTGACGTCTCTTTCTACAGCACACGTGCagtcgccatcgccattacTAGTACGGAGCGCTGCACCTCACGAGCTGGCCGTTGGGGCGGCCATTTCGGCTAAGAAGAAGCGCGAATAAAACAATCAGACGAGAGAAGGAAACAAACAGTATTCTGAGCCAAAAATAACCTCCAATTGGCCGAGCCCGTAGCAGCGCGAGCAAATAAAGGAGGTTGAACTGGCAGAGGGAAAAGCCACCGGCGGCTGCGAGTGGCGCACGAGCGACTGGCAAGCGCCTCCTAGTCAGGGGTTTGGCCCGGCCAAAAATGTCTTTTATTGCCCTGGTACCTGCGCTAGCGCCCTCTGGCCAAAGGAGAACGGCGGCCGCTAGTTGGCTCTCTGGAGCCCATGACGCGAAACCTGCAGTCGGAGCCTCTCAGCCACTTGCAGGCGAGGCGGTTCAATTTCAGCCGCCCCTTGcgtacatacttgtagtgGTAGGTGAATGAATACAAGCATATTGGTTGTTGTTGTATAAAAGAGTGACATTTGATTCGTtcaaatactattatagccAGCAGTGCCAAGGTAGTACTACCTACTGTATCTATTGGAGAGAACTCACTGTGGTGCTTGTTTTAGCGCCAAGCTCGGCATTAGCCACTACCTGGCACGTAgtactgctagcagcaatGCAGGCAGTTTATTAGCATCGCGATGCTGGGATGGCGCTGATCAGCACAAACTCTGGGCTAGGTGGAACTAGCACGAACGCATTGATGATAGGTATGCCCTGATGCCGGGCTTGGGAGGGTTGAAGGCCCCGGGCCTCTTTCTcaggtaggtaggtaagtAGGTGATATCGCTCCTAGTGCAAGTGTTAGCAGTGCGACAGGTCAACTCCCATACAAGACAGCAATTAGAAGCAGCCTGAGGACGGTGTCGAATCAAGAGAGGCGTTATCTCGCCTGCAAACGCACCCCTGCAGCGCTATGCCGATGCTCGTACGAAGTATTGCCTGCTTGTACGTACAGTCAAATCAACCCGACTTGATCGATAGCGCATATGGACGTAGATGCATCTCCGACGACCGTCAGCCTTCACTTGGCGCGCGCAACCAGACCTGGCCGCTCCAATTGGCCGCCCGTCTTCGCGCCCAGGAATGCGCCGTCGCGCCGTGTGCTCACCTCGGTGGCGGGCCAGACAATCGACTGGCTGCGACATCTGCTGCTCCGGCTTTGTTCTCTGCCAGGATCCACCGAgatcccccccttctccatccccatccccatGCGGTGGGCGCCTGCATGAGACCTGCATGATAGCACCACctgtatgtacaagtatgtgcTGCTGCCGGCCATCAGAATCAGGGCATCATCCAAGCTCGAAGCGCCTCACAGCGCACCCGGTGGCCTCTGCGCGATCTCATGCACCCCCGTCCCTTTCTGCGGGCTGGATGCAGTCAAGCGTTGCCTTGAGCTCATTGCACGCGTCTAGCGAACTATTGGTTCCATATCTTATTTGCCAGCACTACCTATTACGACGCCATGGTGGTGCTACTACTGCCTCTCATCCGCAATACGCTTCCCTTGGAAAAAGGGAATCACCGAGTcagctctgcttctgcttgccTGGGCGCCTATCAATTGCCTCAGCAGGGTTCCCACCCATCTATCCATTTTGGCAAACTTACATGCATGCAATAGAGCAAACTCCAACTTGCGTTGGTCATCACCAAGGTCATTGTTGCGTGTAGTTGGCTCCGCAGCACAAACAACATTAAAGATTGCATCCAGAAAGCCGAACAGCAAATCACGCATGGCATCTTGTCAATAGTGTATGCGGTGGCCGAATGGAGTCGGTGAAACGGGTCCATTGAGATTAATGAGAGCTCAagtctcctcttctcccccaGATTCTGGTCCCCAGGCGCGGATTGGATGTAATCTCATCCACGCCAAAAAGGGCATCCAAACCGTCACATCACCAACTCAAATAGGCAACACGCGACGTGGAGTATCTGCTGCTCCCTTCCTCTTTCAGTGCCACCTGGAAATTATGCTTAGCTCACCATTTAGTTTTTGCCTTTGGTGTTTTTACAGTAGAAAAATGAGGGATGAATGTTGGGCCGTATTTGTAGCAAACCTCTTCCCACGTGGACCATGTATCTGATCGCAGTACTTTTTATATGCAGTATGCAATGGAAACTGCGCAACCATCATATATCGTCAACTGCTCTTTACTCCGGACATATACAAACAACATGTAAATCAAGCAGTGCTGGCGGCGTAACAGATTATGTACATCTCTTTTGTAAACCAGGCAGCACGAGTATTGATATACAGAcatactatatatacatatactccTACTAGCAAAGTCGAATC is drawn from Trichoderma asperellum chromosome 4, complete sequence and contains these coding sequences:
- a CDS encoding uncharacterized protein (EggNog:ENOG41), translated to MEEELKAISSELAASIRREIDLEDLADRLQEQIANNPQAASSKRTSDYFSDSGQSTVKLNEPADQSRDEIEKVQRKAEQEKASLRLELTAKLQEEREKRKELDQKIRQLQERASEVDVVEINNIDASERIQELENTCEDLRRKLSEERQSKTNFEDLLSALKGQLQEACDERDNLRDEVIPELKARVEGLESEAAEYANLTYESSRMQQELSTLKRENSSLRNSMASGIEELPTKRMSVIGMSGLSNLSRSNSMGLSRSNSVATGSLRRGPPGIGGGLKRSDSVKNTATTEPREVLIERLKDVEAQRDALHSALKSLLERQEFQNREYQKKIRALEAERQRLTTVSPRKAGFEKDMGKLRTEINLLRRRAEDAVEQKWQVEKGLGGLKIDLDRAVEEIASLRSVLEANDILIPPAPARLSGSSDTMREPVTSESLRTAYAELQAAYAESLERIRQLEADTADEETQEAMERLERSLSAAVLERDAARREIGQQKAQIDLLVTSESQSIAADATLAQQLKESADLIEQLTAQVRQQLDTNAELRERLEAAVARGESDRKTNSQRISELQERLRVLEDQVVAAQSASEDRIVRHEEEITRLREAHNEQLRRLQTDSTDGSSNRSGPKPLLSTRPLPAKSLEEEADMKTLRVRVLELEKALVDAEDEMQEVVSRMNMAQVEVLNLQEDREAAVRETRRLEELLKKGQAKAGFGGFFSARS
- a CDS encoding uncharacterized protein (EggNog:ENOG41) — protein: MDVASQPPSGPHAMASILPDSDTRSASSEVSPPSSPLRHSTAHREKQETSSDEDDYQQYQQYQQYYNQEEEEEDQDHYHDYHHDYHHDYQQEHHLQEHHLQEHHQEDHQHQHHPGSATITAPAPNPIRTSISASHSRSQTLDHVDSSAPTLISPVAVSSLPFRFSGPIKRKPVSSAAAPSSLVTQYLAHGPPVRTTIDLPKPDHRFARSPSVDSPTFYEYPASVKSSARASHLSESRTASAPRDDETATASGNNSTHGGGPSPAETADTEFSDVLSEYDDLLSDLAPDATPDNVSVKAHERVVDSQVTDSASDAESVYDDEDDDNNSNHPPLRPC